Proteins found in one Brachypodium distachyon strain Bd21 chromosome 5, Brachypodium_distachyon_v3.0, whole genome shotgun sequence genomic segment:
- the LOC100833648 gene encoding xyloglucan galactosyltransferase XLT2-like, giving the protein MAVMMHRPEPPNSAARRSRLVVNLLGAFFAIQLLLFIAFRSPPPTRAAPAAATDSSAVLVPPPSRGAEDPSGCGGGRVYVYDLPAVFNEDLLSLCDALAPWYSLCPYLANDGLGFPVEGSTGLSSILPDELLGSWYSSDQFALEHILHRRLLSHRCRTTDPARATAFFVPFYAGLAVGRHLWAANATDADRDRDCVALLSWLHAQPYYKRSSGWDHFLALGRITWDFRRGPEGGWGGSFLTMPGVANVTRFVIERDLEDAMDVGIPYPTGFHPRAAADMRAWQRHVSGFPRPKLFAFAGEPRSAIKGDFRAVLLKECQAAGAACGAMDCAEGKCVKKTELVQQLFMGARFCLQPRGDSYTRRSIFDCMVAGAVPVFFWRQTAYSSQYDWYLPADDGQEREWSVFIDPHELRAGNLTVRGVLAAIPEARVRQMRERVVEMVPRLVYAAADKDGLGSGMKDAVDVMVDGMLRRAAEQRRNWRT; this is encoded by the coding sequence ATGGCCGTGATGATGCATCGTCCCGAGCCGCCCAactccgccgcgcgccgctcgCGCCTCGTCGTGAACCTCCTCGGCGCCTTCTTCGccatccagctcctcctcttcatcgCCTTCCGCTCCCCGCCTcccacgcgcgccgccccggcggccgccaccgaCAGCAGCGCCGTGCTCGTGCCGCCGCCTAGCCGCGGCGCCGAGGATCCTTCCGGCTGCGGGGGAGGACGCGTGTACGTCTACGACCTCCCCGCCGTCTTCAACGAGGACCTGCTCTCCCTGTGCGACGCGCTCGCGCCGTGGTACTCGCTCTGCCCCTACCTCGCGAACGACGGGCTCGGGTTCCCGGTGGAAGGGAGTACCGGGCTGTCGTCCATCCTGCCGGACGAGCTGCTCGGGTCCTGGTACTCCTCGGACCAGTTCGCTCTCGAGCAcatcctccaccgccgcctgctcTCGCACCGGTGCCGCACCACCGACCCGGCGCGCGCCACGGCGTTCTTCGTGCCGTTCTACGCCGGGCTCGCCGTCGGGCGCCACCTCTGGGCGGCCAACGCCACCGACGCCGACCGGGACAGGGACTGCGTCGCGCTGCTGTCCTGGCTCCACGCCCAACCCTACTACAAGCGGTCCAGTGGCTGGGACCATTTCCTCGCGCTGGGCCGCATCACGTGGGACTTCCGCCGCGGCCCGGAAGGAGGGTGGGGCGGCAGCTTCCTCACCATGCCCGGCGTCGCCAACGTCACCCGCTTCGTTATCGAGCGCGACCTGGAGGACGCCATGGACGTCGGCATACCGTACCCGACCGGCTTCCAcccgcgagccgccgccgacatgCGCGCGTGGCAGCGGCACGTCTCCGGCTTCCCACGCCCCAAGCTCTTCGCCTTTGCGGGCGAGCCCCGGTCGGCCATCAAGGGGGACTTCCGCGCCGTGCTGCTCAAGGAGTgccaggccgccggcgcggcgtgCGGCGCCATGGACTGCGCCGAGGGCAAGTGCGTCAAGAAAACCGAGCTCGTCCAGCAGCTCTTCATGGGCGCGCGGTTCTGCCTCCAGCCGCGCGGGGACAGCTACACGCGGCGCTCGATATTCGACTGCATGGTGGCCGGAGCCGTGCCGGTCTTCTTCTGGCGGCAGACGGCGTACTCGTCGCAGTACGATTGGTACCTGCCGGCTGACGACGGCCAAGAAAGGGAGTGGTCCGTGTTCATTGACCCCCACGAGCTGCGGGCCGGCAACCTGACCGTGCGTGGCGTGCTCGCGGCCATCCCCGAGGCGCGGGTGCGGCAGATGAGGGAGCGCGTGGTGGAGATGGTACCGAGGCTGGTCTACGCCGCTGCGGACAAGGATGGGCTCGGCAGTGGCATGAAGGACGCGGTGGACGTCATGGTCGACGGCATGCTGCGGCGGGCTGCTGAGCAGCGCCGGAACTGGAGGACATAA
- the LOC100833344 gene encoding copper chaperone for superoxide dismutase, chloroplastic isoform X2, translating to MVGFLRAFTAASAVPAAAVAAIALSSSSAPSSRLHFPFTNSLPSLSSAFASSSTSSAARTPNAVPPMAAAAAATADLSAPDKVTALPELTTEFMVDMKCEGCVTAVKNRLQTLKGIKNIEVDLNNQVVRVVGSLPVKTMLDALHETGRDARLIGQGNPDDFLVSAAVAEFKGPVIFGVVRLAQVNMELARVEATFSGLSPGKHGWSINEFGDLTKGAESTGKVYNPPDYICEKLPALSQLCHKSHVVAFGK from the exons ATGGTAGGCTTCCTCCGGGCTttcaccgccgcctccgctgtGCCAGCAGCAGCCGTCGCCGCAATcgccctctcttcctcctccgccccgtcTTCCAGACTCCACTTTCCCTTCACCaactccctcccctccctctcctccgcgttcgcctcttcctccacctcctcggccgcgcGCACGCCTAACGCCGTCCCACCgatggccgctgccgccgctgccacagCCGATCTCTCTGCTCCCGATAAG GTTACCGCGCTTCCGGAGCTCACG ACTGAATTCATGGTGGACATGAAATGTGAGGGCTGTGTCACAGCAGTGAAAAACAGGCTTCAGACACTTAAAG GAATAAAaaacattgaagtggatttgAATAACCAGGTTGTTAGAGTTGTTGGGTCACTCCCGGTGAAGACAATGTTAGACGCTCTGCACGAAACAGGCCGAGATGCACGCCTCATTGGTCAAGGGAACCCAGACG ATTTCTTAGTTTCTGCTGCTGTGGCTGAGTTCAAAGGGCCGGTTATATTTGGTGTCGTTCGTCTAGCCCAAGTTAACATGGAATTGGCTAGAGTTGAAGCCACTTTTAGTGGTCTATCACCTGGTAAACATGGATGGTCAATAAATGAATTTGGTGACTTGACAAAAGGTGCAGAAAGTACTGGCAAAGTATATAATCCACCGGATTATATATGCGAGAAG TTACCTGCTCTGTCACAGTTGTGTCACAAATCTCATGTGGTTGCTTTCggcaaataa
- the LOC100839671 gene encoding cytochrome P450 704C1: MDSLLALSLLLLALYLARRALLGNKGRKNYPPIAGTVLHQLLNFGRLVEYQTELSRKHRTYRMLTPTCSYVYTVEPANVEHILRTNFANYGKGAMTHDVLEDLLGDGIFNVDGAKWRHQRKAASFEFSTRVLREYSTGVFRDTAAELAGIVAVAAARGERAVDMQDLLMRSTLDSIFQIGFGVRLGALSGSNEEGAAFARAFDDASEQVLYRFFDLLWKAKRLLNVSSEAAMKRSVRTINDFVYAVIDKKIEQMARDQHEFAKKEDILSRFLLEREKDPGCFDNKYLRDIILNFVIAGRDTSAGTLSWFLYVLCNNQHIQDKVAREVREATGTGDSDAAPAGVQEFIECLDEDAISKMQYLHAALTETLRLYPAVPIDVKYCFSDDTLPDGHAIRKGDMVNYQPYPMGRMKFLWGDDAEEFRPERWLDDDGAFVPESPYKFTAFQAGPRICLGKEFAYRQMKIFAAVLLYLFRFEMWERNSTMGFRPMLTLKMDGPLNVRVLPRRPSGQLA, from the exons ATGGACTCGCTGCTCGCGCTGtcgctcctcctcctagcACTCTACCTCGCGCGCCGCGCCCTGCTCGGCAACAAGGGACGGAAGAACTACCCGCCCATCGCCGGCACCGTGCTCCACCAGCTGCTCAACTTCGGCCGCCTGGTGGAGTACCAGACGGAGCTCTCCCGCAAGCACCGCACCTACCGCATGCTCACCCCGACCTGCAGCTACGTCTACACCGTGGAGCCGGCCAACGTGGAGCACATCCTCCGGACCAACTTCGCCAACTACGGCAAGGGCGCCATGACCCACGACGTGCTGGAGGACCTCCTGGGAGACGGCATCTTCAACGTCGACGGCGCCAAGTGGCGGCACCAGCGGAAGGCCGCCAGCTTCGAGTTCTCCACCCGCGTGCTCCGCGAGTACAGCACCGGCGTGTTCCGGGACACGGCCGCCGAGCTCGCGGGCAtcgtggccgtggcggcggcgcgcggggaaCGGGCCGTGGACATGCAGGATCTGCTGATGCGGTCCACGCTGGACTCGATCTTCCAGATCGGGTTCGGGGTCAGGCTGGGCGCGCTGTCCGGGTCCAACGAGGAGGGCGCGGCGTTCGCCAGGGCGTTCGACGACGCCAGCGAGCAGGTGCTGTACCGCTTCTTCGACCTGCTCTGGAAGGCCAAGCGACTCCTCAACGTCTCGTCGGAGGCGGCCATGAAGCGGTCCGTCCGCACCATCAATGACTTCGTCTACGCTGTCATCGACAAGAAGATCGAGCAGATGGCCAGAGATCAGCACGAATTC GCCAAGAAAGAGGACATACTGTCGAGATTCCTTCTGGAGAGGGAGAAAGACCCGGGCTGCTTCGACAACAAGTACCTGCGGGACATCATACTGAACTTCGTGATCGCCGGCCGCGACACGTCGGCGGGGACGCTGTCGTGGTTCCTCTACGTGCTGTGCAACAACCAGCACATCCAGGACAAGGTCGCCAGGGAAGTGCGGGAGGccaccggcaccggcgacAGTGAcgccgctcccgccggcgTCCAAGAGTTCATCGAGTGTCTAGACGAAGACGCCATCAGCAAAATGCAGTACCTCCACGCAGCTCTGACAGAGACCCTCCGGCTGTACCCGGCGGTGCCCATC GATGTGAAGTACTGCTTCTCCGATGACACGCTGCCGGACGGGCACGCCATCAGGAAAGGGGACATGGTGAACTACCAGCCGTACCCCATGGGCAGGATGAAGTTCCTGTGGGGGGACGACGCCGAGGAGTTCAGGCCGGAGAGGTggctcgacgacgacggagcGTTCGTCCCCGAGAGCCCCTACAAGTTCACGGCTTTCCAG GCGGGGCCTCGCATCTGCTTGGGAAAGGAGTTCGCGTACAGGCAGATGAAGATATTTGCGGCTGTTCTTCTCTACCTGTTCCGGTTTGAGATGTGGGAACGTAACTCCACGATGGGTTTCCGGCCCATGCTCACGCTCAAAATGGATGGCCCGCTCAACGTCCGTGTGTTACCCCGGCGACCAAGTGGGCAGCTTGCTTGA
- the LOC100833344 gene encoding copper chaperone for superoxide dismutase, chloroplastic isoform X1: MVGFLRAFTAASAVPAAAVAAIALSSSSAPSSRLHFPFTNSLPSLSSAFASSSTSSAARTPNAVPPMAAAAAATADLSAPDKVTALPELTTEFMVDMKCEGCVTAVKNRLQTLKGIKNIEVDLNNQVVRVVGSLPVKTMLDALHETGRDARLIGQGNPDDFLVSAAVAEFKGPVIFGVVRLAQVNMELARVEATFSGLSPGKHGWSINEFGDLTKGAESTGKVYNPPDYICEKPLGDLGTLEAGENGEAQFSGSKEKMKVVDLIGRSIALYATENRSDSGIAAAVIARSAGVGENYKKLCTCDGVTIWESS; this comes from the exons ATGGTAGGCTTCCTCCGGGCTttcaccgccgcctccgctgtGCCAGCAGCAGCCGTCGCCGCAATcgccctctcttcctcctccgccccgtcTTCCAGACTCCACTTTCCCTTCACCaactccctcccctccctctcctccgcgttcgcctcttcctccacctcctcggccgcgcGCACGCCTAACGCCGTCCCACCgatggccgctgccgccgctgccacagCCGATCTCTCTGCTCCCGATAAG GTTACCGCGCTTCCGGAGCTCACG ACTGAATTCATGGTGGACATGAAATGTGAGGGCTGTGTCACAGCAGTGAAAAACAGGCTTCAGACACTTAAAG GAATAAAaaacattgaagtggatttgAATAACCAGGTTGTTAGAGTTGTTGGGTCACTCCCGGTGAAGACAATGTTAGACGCTCTGCACGAAACAGGCCGAGATGCACGCCTCATTGGTCAAGGGAACCCAGACG ATTTCTTAGTTTCTGCTGCTGTGGCTGAGTTCAAAGGGCCGGTTATATTTGGTGTCGTTCGTCTAGCCCAAGTTAACATGGAATTGGCTAGAGTTGAAGCCACTTTTAGTGGTCTATCACCTGGTAAACATGGATGGTCAATAAATGAATTTGGTGACTTGACAAAAGGTGCAGAAAGTACTGGCAAAGTATATAATCCACCGGATTATATATGCGAGAAG CCCCTTGGTGACCTGGGAACGCTAGAAGCTGGAGAGAACGGAGAAGCGCAATTTTCAGGAtcaaaagagaaaatgaaAGTTGTCGATTTGATCGGTCGCTCGATTGCACTATATGCAACCGAGAACAGATCAGACTCAGGCATTGCAGCAGCCGTGATAGCAAGAAGTGCGGGTGTTGGCGAGAACTACAAGAAGCTCTGCACCTGTGACGGTGTCACCATTTGGGAATCGAGCTAA
- the LOC100840288 gene encoding xyloglucan galactosyltransferase XLT2, translating to MPESPTSPAAKPLSPPGSPLNAPTPSAASALLRATVLFLAFLALQLVLFKSLLRFPSTRFLPAPGRCSSTWANGAADVGACKAGLIYVYDLPPEFNHDLVTHCGRLWPWYSFCPYLTNGGFGRPSTESPAFSSLVPNASLPNWYNTDQFPLEVIIHRRLLSHPCRTTDPSLAAAFYVPFYAGLDVGSHLWGLNSTVADRDRAGTRLLGWLRNQTAFKSSGGWDHFITLGRITWDFRRYDVHGWGTNFVLMPGMENVTRLVIEGDRQDAMDVGVPYPTGFHPRGARDVRAWQRHVLSRNRTRLFGFAGAERSGFRDDFRKVLVGECEDAGHAHCRSVNCRGTRCNNDTAEVTGLFLESKFCLQPRGDSYTRRSLFDCMVAGAVPVLFWRRTAYDQYRWFLPAGAGGKGGKEREWSVFMDRRALQAGNVTVLEVLQGFSEQRVRRMRERVVEMIPRLVYASSGGLGDGMADAFDVALSGVLKRFRRRRWSVAREGRPPGPVVDRRVNGTSMAPPVSNGKNWSAIRRRRRRRFSRDKSRRVSSSHIKPVVPQGEASGRQSLQIS from the exons ATGCCGGAGTCACCAACATCGCCGGCCGCGAAGCCCCTCTCGCCTCCGGGGTCTCCACTCAacgcgcccacgccgtccGCGGCTTCGGCGTTGCTGCGAGCCACGGTGCTGTTCCTCGCTTTCCTGGCCCTCCAGCTCGTGCTCTTCAAGTCCCTCCTGAGATTCCCCAGCACGCGGTTCCTCCCGGCGCCGGGCCGCTGCAGCAGCACCTGGGCCAACGGCGCGGCCGACGTCGGCGCGTGCAAGGCCGGGCTCATCTACGTCTACGACCTCCCGCCGGAGTTCAACCACGACCTGGTAACCCACTGCGGCCGCCTCTGGCCGTGGTACTCCTTCTGCCCGTACCTAACCAACGGCGGCTTCGGCCGGCCGTCCACCGAGTCCCCGGCTTTCTCCTCCCTCGTGCCCAACGCGTCGCTGCCCAACTGGTACAACACGGACCAGTTCCCACTCGAGGTTATaatccaccgccgcctcctctcgcACCCGTGCCGCACCACGGACCCGTCTCTCGCCGCGGCTTTCTACGTGCCGTTCTACGCGGGGCTGGACGTCGGGAGCCACCTGTGGGGGCTCAACTCCACCGTGGCCGACCGCGACCGCGCCGGGACACGGCTCCTCGGCTGGCTCAGGAACCAGACGGCCTTCAAGAGCTCCGGCGGGTGGGATCACTTCATCACGCTAGGGCGCATCACGTGGGACTTCCGCCGGTACGACGTCCACGGCTGGGGCACCAACTTCGTGCTCATGCCGGGGATGGAGAACGTGACCCGCCTCGTCATCGAGGGCGACCGGCAGGACGCCATGGACGTGGGCGTGCCGTACCCGACGGGGTTCCACCCGCGCGGGGCGCGCGACGTGCGCGCGTGGCAGCGGCACGTGCTGTCGCGCAACAGGACGAGGCTCTTCGGGTTCGCCGGCGCGGAGCGGTCCGGGTTCAGGGACGACTTCAGGAAGGTGCTGGTGGGGGAGTGCGAGGACGCCGGGCACGCGCACTGCCGGAGCGTCAACTGCCGGGGCACGAGGTGCAACAACGACACCGCGGAGGTGACGGGGCTGTTCCTGGAATCCAAGTTCTGCCTGCAGCCGCGAGGGGACAGCTACACGCGCAGGTCGCTGTTCGACTGCATGGTGGCCGGGGCCGTGCCGGTGCTCTTCTGGCGGAGGACGGCGTACGACCAGTACCGGTGGTTCCTGCCGGCCGGGGCGGGTGGCAAGGGCGGCAAGGAGAGGGAGTGGTCGGTGTTCATGGACCGGCGGGCGCTGCAAGCGGGCAACGTGACCGTGCTGGAGGTCCTGCAGGGGTTCAGCGAGCAGCGGGTGCGGCGGATGCGGGAGCGCGTCGTGGAGATGATCCCGAGGCTGGTGTACGCGTCGTCCGGCGGCCTCGGCGACGGCATGGCGGACGCGTTCGACGTCGCGCTGAGCGGCGTGCTCAAGCGgttccgccggcgccggtggagcGTTGCGCGTGAag GCCGGCCGCCTGGCCCTGTCGTCGATCGGCGTGTCAACGGCACATCGATGGCGCCTCCTGTGTCCAACGGCAAAAATTGGTCGGCGATCcgtcgacggcgccgccgccgcttctcgCGGGATAAATCGAGGAGAGTGTCTTCGTCGCACATAAAACCCGTCGTGCCCCAAGGAGAGGCATCAGGACGCCAAAGTTTGCAGATATCTTGA
- the LOC100839066 gene encoding protein HOTHEAD, giving the protein MAPDKPFGRTTVLICTGFFALLCCCSPQARAANNYTFARDAGQAAPVSYYDYIIVGGGTAGCPLAATLSQRFRVLLLERGGSPYGDERVENMTHFERTLSDSSPGSPAQRFVSEDGVINSRPRVLGGGSCINAGFYTRASDDYVREAGWDIGAAKQAYRWVEDVVAFQPELGPWQAALQRGLMEAGVAPDNGFTFDHIDGTKVGGSIFDAEGRRHTAADLLRYARPDGLDLLLRARVAKILFNVRAGRRPVAHGVVFHDSEGRMHKAYLNAGRRNEIVLSAGAMGSPQLLMLSGVGPADHLRSFGITLVLNQPAVGQGMADNPMNAVYVPSPSPVEVSLIQVVGITRLGSYIEGASGSNWALRPRSASGNHRPPRNFGMFSPQTGQLATVPPKQRTPEAIARATEAMSQLDDSVFRGGFILEKVLGPLSTGHLELRNLNPDDNPAVTFNYFSHPEDLRRCVDGLTVIERVIQSKALENFTYPYLSVEDMLNMTADFPVNMRARHDNDSRSLEQFCKDTVMTIWHYHGGCQVGRVVDAEYRVLGVDALRVIDGSTFNASPGTNPQATVMMLGRYMGVKIQNERLHAEGLARRKL; this is encoded by the exons ATGGCTCCCGACAAGCCGTTCGGACGGACAACGGTGCTCATTTGCACAGGCTTCTTCGCGCTCctttgctgctgctcgccgcaAGCACGAGCCGCGAACAACTACACGTTCGCGAGGGACGCGGGGCAGGCGGCGCCCGTGTCGTACTACGACTACATCATcgtgggcggcggcacggcgggctGCCCGCTTGCGGCGACGCTGTCGCAGCGCTTCCGCGTGCTCCTCCTGGAGCGCGGGGGCTCCCCCTACGGCGACGAGCGCGTCGAGAACATGACCCACTTCGAGCGCACGCTCTCGGACTCGTCGCCGGGCTCCCCCGCGCAGCGGTTCGTGTCCGAGGACGGCGTGATCAACTCGCGGCCCCGGGtgctgggcggcggcagctgcatCAACGCCGGCTTCTACACGCGTGCCAGCGACGACTACGTGCGTGAAGCAGGGTGGGACATTGGGGCGGCGAAGCAGGCGTACCGGTGGGTGGAGGACGTGGTCGCGTTCCAGCCGGAGCTCGGGCCGTGGCAGGCCGCGCTGCAGCGGGGGCTCATGGAGGCCGGCGTCGCGCCGGACAACGGGTTCACGTTTGATCACATTGACGGCACCAAGGTCGGCGGGTCCATATTTGATGCGGAGGGGAGGCGGCACACGGCCGCCGACTTGCTCCGGTACGCGCGCCCCGACGGCCTCGACCTGCTGCTCCGGGCCAGAGTCGCCAAGATTCTGTTCAACGTGCGAG CGGGGAGGCGGCCGGTGGCGCACGGGGTGGTGTTCCACGACTCGGAAGGGCGGATGCACAAGGCGTACCTGAACGCGGGGCGGCGCAACGAGATCGTGCTCTCGGCGGGCGCCATGGGCAGCCCGCAGCTGCTGATGCTGAGCGGCGTCGGCCCCGCGGACCACCTGCGGTCCTTCGGCATCACGCTCGTCCTGAACCAGCCCGCGGTCGGCCAGGGCATGGCCGACAACCCCATGAACGCCGTCTACGTGCCGTCGCCTTCCCCGGTCGAGGTGTCGCTCATCCAGGTCGTCGGCATCACCCGGCTCGGGAGCTACATCGAGGGCGCCAGCGGCTCCAACTGGGCCCTGCGCccccgctccgcctccggcaaccaccgcCCGCCCCGCAACTTCGGCATGTTCTCTCCACAG ACGGGGCAGCTGGCGACGGTGCCCCCGAAGCAGAGGACGCCGGAGGCCATCGCGCGCGCGACGGAAGCGATGAGCCAGCTCGACGACTCGGTGTTCCGTGGCGGCTTCATCCTGGAGAAGGTCCTTGGCCCCTTGTCCACGGGCCACCTGGAGCTCCGGAACCTCAACCCGGACGACAACCCGGCGGTGACGTTCAACTACTTCTCGCACCCGGAGGACCTCCGGCGCTGCGTCGACGGCTTGACGGTGATCGAGCGGGTCATCCAGTCCAAGGCCCTGGAGAACTTCACGTACCCGTACCTCTCCGTCGAGGACATGCTCAACATGACGGCGGACTTCCCCGTCAACATGCGCGCCAGGCACGACAACGACTCCAGGTCCCTGGAGCAGTTCTGCAAGGACACCGTCATGACCATCTGGCACTACCACGGCGGCTGCCAGGTCGGCAGGGTCGTCGACGCCGAGTACCGGGTGCTCGGCGTCGACGCGCTGCGCGTCATCGACGGCTCCACGTTCAACGCCTCGCCCGGGACGAACCCGCAGGCCACCGTCATGATGCTCGGCAG GTATATGGGAGTCAAAATCCAAAACGAGAGGTTGCACGCTGAAGGTTTAGCTAGGAGAAAATTGTAG
- the LOC100839372 gene encoding subtilisin-like protease SBT1.3 — protein MDLRNARWTAPSLCLVLVLVHASIYACAGAPKTYIVQMAASEMPSSFDYHHEWYASTVKSVSSAQLEAEAGDDDAYTRIVYNYETAFHGFAARLDEDEAERMAEAAGVLAVLPETVLQLHTTRSPDFLGIGPEISNSIWAAGLADHDVVVGVLDTGIWPESPSFSDKGLGPVPAKWKGLCQTGRGFTTKDCNRKIIGARIFYNGYEASSGPINETTELKSPRDQDGHGTHTAATAAGSSVQDAGLFGYARGVARGMAPRARVAAYKVCWAGGCFSSDILAAVDRAVSDGVDVLSISLGGGASPYYRDSLSIASFGAMQMGVFIACSAGNAGPDPISLTNLSPWITTVGASTMDRDFPAKVTLGNGANITGVSLYKGRQNLSPRQQYPVVYMGGNSSIPDPRSMCLEGTLEPRDVAGKIVICDRGISPRVQKGQVVKEAGGIGMILTNTAANGEELVADSHLLPAVAVGESEGTAAKKYSKTAPKPTATLSFAGTKLGIRPSPVVAAFSSRGPNYLTLEILKPDLIAPGVNILAAWSGDASPSSLSSDRRRVGFNILSGTSMSCPHVAGVAALLKASHPDWSPAQIKSALMTTAYVHDNTYSLLKDAATGKASTPFQHGAGHIHPLRALSPGLVYDIGQGDYLEFLCTQDLTPMQLKAFTKNSNMTCKHSLSSPGDLNYPAISAVFTDQPSVPLTVHRTVTNVGPPSSTYHVKVTKFKGADVVVEPNTLHFSSSNQKLAYKVTLRTKAAQKTPEFGALSWSDGVHIVRSPLVLTWLPPM, from the coding sequence ATGGATCTTCGCAACGCAAGATGGACGGCTCCATCGCTGTGCCTGGTGCTCGTGCTTGTTCACGCAAGCATTTATGCTTGCGCGGGAGCTCCCAAAACATACATTGTTCAGATGGCCGCGTCAGAGATGCCGAGCTCGTTCGACTATCACCATGAGTGGTACGCTTCCACGGTGAAATCCGTGAGTTCTGCCCAGCTGGAAGCTGAAGCGGGTGACGACGACGCTTACACGCGGATCGTCTACAACTACGAGACGGCCTTCCATGGCTTCGCCGCTCGCCTCGACGAGGACGAAGCCGAGCGGATGGCCGAAGCTGCCGGCGTGCTGGCCGTGCTCCCGGAGACGGTCTTGCAGCTGCACACCACCAGGAGCCCGGACTTCCTCGGCATTGGGCCCGAGATCAGCAACAGCATATGggccgccggcctcgccgaccacgacgtcgtcgtcggcgtgcTGGACACCGGCATATGGCCCGAGAGCCCCAGCTTCAGCGACAAGGGGCTCGGCCCCGTGCCGGCCAAGTGGAAAGGCCTGTGCCAGACCGGGCGCGGCTTCACCACCAAGGACTGCAACCGCAAGATCATCGGGGCGCGCATCTTCTACAACGGCTACGAAGCCTCGTCGGGGCCCATCAACGAGACCACCGAGCTCAAGTCCCCGCGCGACCAGGACGGCCACGGCACGCAcacggccgccaccgccgcgggcTCCTCCGTGCAGGACGCCGGCCTGTTCGGCTACGCCCGCGGCGTGGCCCGCGGCATGGCGCCCAGGGCCCGCGTCGCGGCCTACAAGGTGTGCTGGGCCGGCGGCTGCTTCAGCTCCGACATCCTGGCGGCCGTCGATCGCGCCGTGTCGGACGGCGTCGACGTGCTCTCCATCTCCCTTGGGGGCGGCGCCTCCCCTTACTACCGTGACAGCTTGTCCATAGCGTCGTTTGGGGCTATGCAGATGGGCGTGTTCATCGCCTGCTCCGCCGGCAACGCCGGCCCGGACCCGATAAGCCTCACCAACCTGTCGCCGTGGATAACCACGGTGGGCGCGAGCACCATGGACCGTGACTTCCCGGCCAAGGTGACGCTCGGCAATGGCGCCAACATCACGGGCGTCTCGCTTTACAAAGGCAGGCAGAATCTTTCGCCTCGGCAGCAGTATCCCGTGGTCTACATGGGCGGCAACTCGAGCATCCCGGACCCCAGGTCCATGTGCCTCGAGGGGACACTGGAGCCCCGCGACGTCGCCGGGAAGATAGTGATATGCGACAGAGGCATCAGTCCTCGCGTGCAGAAGGGGCAGGTCGTCAAGGAAGCCGGTGGCATCGGCATGATACTCACCAACACTGCGGCGAACGGCGAGGAGCTTGTCGCCGACAGCCATCTCCTGCCGGCCGTGGCCGTTGGGGAGTCTGAAGGCACTGCTGCCAAGAAGTACAGCAAGACGGCTCCAAAACCGACGGCGACACTCAGCTTCGCAGGAACAAAGCTCGGGATCCGGCCGTCGCCAGTGGTTGCCGCGTTCTCGTCTCGGGGTCCAAACTACCTGACGCTGGAGATCCTCAAGCCGGACCTCATCGCGCCCGGCGTGAACATCTTGGCTGCTTGGAGCGGCGACGCGAGCCCGTCGAGCTTGTCCAGCGACCGCCGTCGTGTCGGGTTCAACATCCTGTCCGGGACGTCCATGTCGTGCCCGCAcgtcgccggcgtggccgcgCTGCTCAAGGCAAGCCACCCTGACTGGAGCCCGGCGCAGATCAAGTCCGCGCTGATGACCACCGCGTACGTCCACGACAACACCTACAGCTTGCTGAAGGATGCCGCGACCGGCAAGGCGTCCACGCCGTTCCAACATGGAGCTGGCCACATACACCCGCTGCGAGCTCTCAGCCCTGGCCTGGTCTACGACATTGGGCAGGGCGATTACCTGGAGTTCCTCTGCACGCAGGACCTGACGCCGATGCAGCTCAAGGCCTTCACCAAGAACTCAAACATGACATGCAAGCACAGCCTCAGTTCGCCAGGCGACCTGAACTACCCAGCCATCTCTGCCGTCTTCACAGATCAGCCGTCCGTTCCGCTGACGGTGCACCGCACCGTGACGAACGTTGGTCCTCCTTCTTCGACGTATCATGTCAAGGTCACGAAGTTCAAAGGCGCCGACGTTGTCGTCGAACCTAATACCCTGCACTTCAGCAGCTCAAACCAGAAGCTTGCCTACAAGGTTACACTGAGAACCAAGGCCGCCCAGAAGACACCCGAGTTTGGAGCTCTGTCATGGAGCGATGGTGTCCACATCGTTCGGAGCCCCTTGGTCCTGACATGGCTGCCACCAATGTga